In Streptomyces liangshanensis, the DNA window GGTGGGCCTCGGGGGCGAGTCCGGGGGCGGGGGCTTGTCCGGGGCCTGGGAGCATCCGCCGGGGGCCGGGGGGCGGGGTCCCGGGGGTAGAGGCCCGCCCGGGCCGGGGCAGGGCTCAGGCCGGGGGCGGGGTCCCAGGGGCAGAGGCCCGCCCGGGCGGGGGCAGGGCTCCCGGAGGGACGGTTGGGCCCGGGGCCGGAGGGCCGGTTGGGCCCGGAATCTCCGGGGGCAAGGGCCCGAGAGGCCTGCGGGAGTCCGGGAAGCCCGGGGCCTGGGGCATGGGGCCAAGGGCCTGGGGCCGGGCTGGGTCGGTTGGGCCGGGAGGCCCGGAAGACCGGGAGCCCGAGGCCGGTTGGGCCCGGGGGCCCGTGGGGGCAGGGATCCTGAAGGCCCGGGCCCCCCCGGGGGGGCCCGGGGGGGGCCCGGGGGGGGCCCGGGGGGGGCCCGGGGGGGGGCCCGGGGGGGGCCCGGGGGGGGGCCGGGGGGGGGCCGGGGGGGGGCCCGGGGGGGCCCGGGGGGCCCGGGGGGGCCGGGGGGCCCGGGGGGCCGGGGGGCCGGGGGTTCAGCCGTTGCCGGAGGCTAGTTCGCGGCTGCGGTCTCGGGCCGTTTCGAGGGCGGCGCGTACGCCGTGGTTCTCCAGTTCGCGGATGGCGCTGATGGTGGTGCCGGCCGGGGACGTCACGGCTTCGCGGAGCTTCACCGGGTGTTCGCCCCTGTCGCGGAGCATCACGGCGGCGCCGATGGCGGCCTGGACGATGAGGCCGTGGGCCTGGGCGCGGGGCAGGCGGTGTCCGCGGGCGGGCGGCAGCCCCGGGAGGGGCGCTGGGGGTGTCCGGGGGCGGGTGGTGTCCGGAGACGGGTGGTGTCCCGGGGCGGTTGCGGACGGTGGACGGTCGACGGTCTGCGACGGCAGATGGACGGCGGTCCGTAGTCGGTGGGGGGGTGGTCTGCGACAGCGGACGGTCGGTGGTCCGTAGTCGGTGGGGAGGTCTGCGACAGCGGACGGTCGGTGGTTGGGCGCCAGGTCGTGGCGGATGGACGCCGTCAGGCGGACGGTGGCGGACGCCGGGTCGTGGTCGGTGGAAGGTGGAGGGTCGGCAGGCAGCGACGGCGGACGGACAGCGGTCCGTGGTCGGTGGGCGGTGGTCTGCCACAGCGGACGGTCGGTGGTCGGTGGTTGGGCGCCGGGGCGGTGGCGGACGCCAGGTCGGCGGACGGGTGGCGGGTCGATGGCGGGCGGTAGGTGGCGGCGGGTGGGGTCAGTGGACGACGGCGGGCCTTGGCTCGCAGGCGCGGTGGACGGTTGGCGTCGGCGGACGACGGGCGGTCGGTGGAGGGCGGTGGGTCGGTAGCGGGTGGTGGGTCGGTAGGCGCTGGCGGGTGGGAGGCGGGGGAAGGGGGACGGACGGCGGGGCGTGGCGGGTGGCCGGCGGGGGGCTGGGGGTTGTTGGTGGGAGTGGGGTGGGGTTAGGGGGTGCGGCGGGGGAGGGTTGCGGCGCCTAGGGCCAGGACTACTAGGGCGCAGCCTGCGACGATCAGGGTGTCGCGGACGAAGTCGCCGGTGATGTCGGTGTGGCGGAGGACCTGGTTCATGCCGTCGACGGCGTACGACATGGGCAGGACGTCGGAGATCGCCTCCAGGACGGGTTGCATGGCGGAGCGCGGGGTGAACAGTCCGCACAGCAGCAGCTGGGGGAAGATCACTGCGGGCATGAACTGGACGGCCTGGAACTCGGACGCGGCGAACGCGGAGACGAAGAGGCCGAGCGCGGTGCCGAGCAGGGCGTCGAGGAGCGCGACGAGCAGGAGGAGCCAGGGCGAGCCGACGACGTCGAGGCCCAGGGCCCAGACGGCGAGGCCGGTGGCGAGGGTGGACTGGATGACGGCGAGCAGGCCGAAGGCGAGGGCGTAGCCGGCGATCAGGTCGCCCTTGCCGAGGGGCAGGGCGAGCAGGCGTTCCAGGGTGCCCGAGGTGCGTTCGCGCAGGGTGGCGATCGAGGTCACCAGGAACATGGTGATGAGCGGGAAGATGCCCAGCAGTGAGGCGCCGATGGAGTCGAAGGTGCGCGGGCTGCCGTCGAAGACGTACCGGAGCAGGACGAGCATCACGCACGGGACGAGGACCATCAGCGCGATCGAGCGCGGGTCGTGGCGGAGTTGGCGCAGGACGCGGGCCGCGGTGGCGAGGGTCCTGGCGGTGGAGATCGTGCCGGTGAGGCGGGAGGGTCGGGTGGGGGTGCTTCCGGGGGTTGGGGGGCTTCCGGGGGTGGTGGTGCTGCCGGTGGCGGCGTTGCCCGAGGTGGTGTTGCCGGTGGGGCTGCTGTCGGAGGTGCCGGGCTGGGGGGTCGTGGTGCTCATCGGGCGCTCTCCTGGAGTGCGTTGGCCTCGTCGACCAGGTGGAGGAAGGCTTGTTCGACGTTCTCGGAGTCCGTACGGGTCCGGAGGGCGTCGGGGGTGTCGTCGGCGAGGATCTCGCCATCCCGCATGAGGAGCAGGCGGTGGCAGCGCTCGGCTTCGTCCATGACGTGCGAGGAGACGAGGATCGTGGCGGCGCGCTGGGTGGCGATCCAGTGGAAGAGCTCCCAGAGGTCGCGGCGCAGGACGGGGTCGAGGCCGACGGTCGGTTCGTCGAGGACGAGCAGTTCGGGTGCGCCGAGGAGGGCGACCGCGAGGGAGACGCGGTTCAGCTGGCCGCCGGAGAGCCGTCCCGCGAGGGAGTCGGCGTGGGAGACGAGGGCGACGTCGTTGAGGGCGCGGGCGACGGTCTCCTCGCGGGCGGCGCGTCGGGCGCGTCCGGGGTCGAGGACGGCGGCGAAGTAGT includes these proteins:
- a CDS encoding ABC transporter permease; translation: MSTTTPQPGTSDSSPTGNTTSGNAATGSTTTPGSPPTPGSTPTRPSRLTGTISTARTLATAARVLRQLRHDPRSIALMVLVPCVMLVLLRYVFDGSPRTFDSIGASLLGIFPLITMFLVTSIATLRERTSGTLERLLALPLGKGDLIAGYALAFGLLAVIQSTLATGLAVWALGLDVVGSPWLLLLVALLDALLGTALGLFVSAFAASEFQAVQFMPAVIFPQLLLCGLFTPRSAMQPVLEAISDVLPMSYAVDGMNQVLRHTDITGDFVRDTLIVAGCALVVLALGAATLPRRTP
- a CDS encoding ABC transporter ATP-binding protein, coding for MMNSSGAAILARDLTVRRGDRTVLRGLDFAVPRGQITGLLGPSGCGKSTLMRSVVGTQAQVTGTLDVLGHPAGHATLRSRVGYVTQSPSVYEDLTVRQNLDYFAAVLDPGRARRAAREETVARALNDVALVSHADSLAGRLSGGQLNRVSLAVALLGAPELLVLDEPTVGLDPVLRRDLWELFHWIATQRAATILVSSHVMDEAERCHRLLLMRDGEILADDTPDALRTRTDSENVEQAFLHLVDEANALQESAR